The Anticarsia gemmatalis isolate Benzon Research Colony breed Stoneville strain chromosome 12, ilAntGemm2 primary, whole genome shotgun sequence genome segment CGTAAGtaactaagatttttttatttcagactgAACGTTCATAAACATTCCTATTATCCACTGAATAAGAACCATGACAAACCAATTAAATAAGATGATCAAAGCATAAACTTTGCCCAATTCTTATCAACATTATagtaaattttaacaatataacaagCCCGTAAAAGACGCTTATGAAAACTTGAACGATCGTAGACATTTCTATCTATACAAGTATCATTAATCTTTACCTTACAAACGGTAAGCAGTACCGATGCGTACGAAATTCACTATTACCCGGTTTCCGAGGTatatttaacagtagtttatctttatagaaaagacaactcccgcactaagaattggtcttatgtcgcagggacttttactaacatacaaacaccggacgtacaaccagatccgaaacaattatttgtgaatagcacaaattttaataattgctccgtgtgggaatcaaacccacgaccttccaaCGCAATCGTAGTGGCGTGgctacctaaaccactgcaccacagaggcagtttatcttttcaattgtcatgtttatatgaggttaaacgctattgaatagataaactaccactaaatgtacctcaggaaccggAGGTAAGACCGCCAGTGTACAGTCACTGGCAAAAATATATACACTGTCTCGTTTTCtaaagcatttttatcaataaaaaataattaaattattcctttatattaactttatagtaatttaacaatCATTGCATTTTGTCCGTTgaataatagcaataataaaattgatattttcatatgaaaagtACGActaaaatgtgacagtgtatacATAATTCTGACGTTGACTGtataatttttctaatattgctttttatttatactatttttgtatGATCTTATGATGGTTGCATTTTGTAAAGACAACTTCCGTACTAGGAATTATTGATTTTCGTTACTTTAGTATTTCTTTGAAACGATTGTATGACTTtacttaaacataaattaagGCATAATCAAATTGCtaagtatgaaaaaaaacaattactaagAAAAGGTCTCCTTCCGGAAAAAGGAAAGAGGGCTTTAGTTTACCACGCTGGCAAACAGCAGGACTTttcatactttcaagaactgtttcaaAAACTTCCAAGCATCCaagatttcatcaaaatattttttcttcaccATTAAAACAAGTCGTAAGTTTACCAACACTTAAATCTTGCCAATAAAACCACAAATATGTGTATAAGTAGAATCATACAATTGTTTCTAAATCATTAAAATCAGATACGGTATTGGAGGTACGCGTGACAATCTATTTCATGgtaattttcaaacaataccTCAACAATAGTTAATATTCCACTGTATTTTTCatactgttaaataaatacatatacgaCAATATATTGCCATCTTTTTCTAACAACACATTGTTATATATCACCGTCTCATTTTAGTGGGTGAAACGTAAAgttatacaacaatatattgcTATCCCTCTCTCACAACACATTGTTATATATCACCGTCTCATTCCAGTAGGTGTGacgtaatgttatataacaatatattgcCATCTCGTCTCCGTCTCTTTCTAGTGGGTGTAAAGTAATGTTTTGTATGGCATATTGTACCTATGTGTGGTCTATAAGTCCTTTTGTCTCGTGTCGTACATCGGCACTTGCTTGTACTCAGGGAACGGGTATAGTACTAGATGATCCGCGGTCTTGTACCATGGGATAAGTCCGTTCTGGAAGAGAAATTATACAATTAGTTTGTTGTAAAGTCTTCATGTTATAAAGATAATGGTATTAAGATGTTTAACATATGACATTTTTTCGCATTATCTGTTACTCTCGGATAGTTCTGGTACCAGATTTTGAAGAATTATTGAACATTGCCTCCGAAActtattattttggtattatagattttttgtcAATATCCGAATACAGAACTCCCTCCCCTTGtaaccaaatataaaaaaagcttttaaaacaaatacaccAACTGATgattaacaaagaaataatatgtaataaattacgAGCGTGTttacgaataataataataatatgaacataaAACTTaccaaattagattttttattagtcCCCCGCCCGTAACCGTTCCAATGGTTACCCGCGATACCTATTAGGTCGCCAACCTGaaatacaacattaattttataacaacacaCTTTTTACAAGCAAGGTTGCAAGGCGCTATTGATctcttctaatttatattagaatattctcaatatagtagcccggagtttgttAACGTGCGTGTTATGACTACAGGCTCaacccctattacatgggactatcatTGTTTATAGCGAAATATgggtgtgtttcatacacctctgaaTACACCTTTGGTTATAACAAGAGTGACAGTATATAAGGTGGATTACCCAAATAAGGCGGGATGTCCGAAAGtgggatttttttattaggatATAGGCTTTATTTAGGTTACCCACTTTTTTTAGCATCGAAATCGTTTTATTCCTTTCAAAATCCtaaaaaaatcttgtcaaaTTAACATACCTCGAAAGCAATATCTTGATTAGATCCATCATTGGTCATGACTGCAATACGATCGTGCGAGTTCTGACCGCCGAAGTAGTAGATATCGTCGAGTGAGAAGAAACTGTCCGACGCGTCCACTCTGTTTGTCTGCATCATCTCGTAGGCTACGCGACCCACCTGACACAAAAGTAAATGATATACTtataaatgactagctgacccgcgcaacttcgcttgcgtcacataaaagagaatgggtcaaaattttccccgttttagtaacattttttactggtactctgctcctattggtcgtagcgagatgatatatagcctataaccttcctcgataaatgggctatagaTAGcccatctaacactgaaatattttttcaaatcggaccagtagtttctgagattagtgcgttcaaacaaacaaacaaacaaacaaacaaacaaactctcagctttataatattagtatagattagtatagatttaacttGATTTGGCTTgactttttgttcaaaataatagtaatagtagtTAAGTACAATAGTCTTGAATGACCTAGGCTGAAGTCATTTAATATGGTAGATTTCTTTTCGTTTACTAATTCTTGGTGAGAAATATCTGAAAATCGAAGTGGCTGAGACTGTTTGACGGAGAATTTCaaacttttgtaaatatcaCAGTATTGACATAGAGTTAATGACACGGGCTGATATAAAGTCAGGGCATAACTTCTTCGAGTTAGTTTTCTGGCATAACAgctatataaatattcatattttaatataatggcGAAAGAGGGCATTTACGAGTAGACCTCTTAACCGATCCCGATTAAATTAAGCATGGAGATTGTTGAGGACCTGGGTCGAACATTAGCTACCTTTTTCGAAATATATACCGATTTTCTAAGTGGTcatataggtgccgccaaacaacttgaacaatttcgctacatcttagtgaacgatttttaggtcagtttaggtataatagttttgcgcaaaggcgaggacgtttcagcttcgaccatccgactggtataacagccaaccaattagtgtcctctgcactgggcctacattctgtttactttctaatacagcaagtaatgttcaagttgtttggcgacgtctatacCTGGCTACTGAAGGTGCACACGATGTAGTCGCACATGGCGAGCATGTGCAGGTCCACGAGCAGGCCCGTGAGCGACAGCGGCGTGTAGCGCCGGTGCGTGGCCGCCGTCTTGGCGATGGACGGGTCGCCCAGGAACGTGTACTCCGGGTACTTGCTGCGAGCGTCTTCTAACACCTggataacatacaaaaataagtatAGTCCATATTTAAAAGCTCGTACTACAGTACGCCTCCACTTCTTGTGATATTCGAATGCCACTCGTATGCTGCTTCAAGGGAATGTGTTGAAGGCGTCGGCGATGTAggcgacctctccctgggctgcCAAGTCCTCCGCCAGGACCCTAACGCGTGCAAAAGCGTCGATTGTTGAGCGTCCCTTGCGGAAACCAAATTTTTGGTCCGAAAACAATGGCAAGAAATCAATCTAGGAATAGGGATTGTGTGATAAACAACACCTCGTTACGAAACATCGTTAACGTCTAGTAAGCAGAAGAAATATTCTATTTAGaatcgttataaaaatattacaaacaccTGCCAtggaataatataaaacaacaatgcATCACGAAAgtttaaatgttgtaaataagtACAGATATGCCTACTTCTACAGATCTGTTGGAAGAAGCACAAAAGAGACCAAAAGTGACTGTCACGTTGCAATTGTAACCCGTTTGTGAAGGTAATATTTTCAGCTAGGGCTTAtccaatgttttaaaaatgttatactcACGTTAGCATCATCAGTAGCTAAGTAAACTCTTCTCGTATCAACGCGCCGCGTGAGTTCCAGCTTGTCGTAGTAGTCTTTCACGTGCGCCATGTACTCGTGTATGTGGTGGAACGCTGCTTCCGTTCCCACTTTGTCTGTCCGCCTTATATGTACCCTGAGGAAAAAAAAGGAGTATTTAATAACTTTCACTACTGGTTTTATGTTAGGCATGGCTCTTCTGTCAGTATGAGAAAGAATATAATTAGACAAAGACGAAATGCGAGTGGTTGGTCATACAGCGTATACCTAAAGTATACGTAACTTTACGTATACGTAGATTAATCGTTTTACTTGATTGTTATAGcaacaaatacttattatattaagtacctactacatAAGATATGCCTTGATTACAAACTTAATAATCTAATGCTCTTTTGTCAGACTATAGTGGCAGCACTCGGTAATCATACTAGATGTATTGAAACAAAGGttttactaaaagaaaatagcatattttaaatgtagtatTCGGAACAATGTACATATAGATAAAACCCATATTAGCCGAATTTACGTTATTAGGAAAggcttaaattttttttttttttatttatcctacagatagtatttactatatttGTTCGTCATGAAAATGGTTTTTTCATAGTTGAATATTACTTACCCAACAATAGGCGTCTTGAAGTTCATCTTAGCAATAGTGTCGTTGATCGCTCTCTGCATCGCTGTCTTCGGCTTCAGTATGTATTTGAGCATCTGTCCCACCCACCATGACGCTGGGTCACCGTTGAAACGTACTATCCTGTTGGCAAACAGACAATGTGGTTTTAAAACAAACCTAGGTAGAGAGGTAAGACGTCACCTAGCGAATTCTAGCACTAGTAAATATACTAGTTAACTTATTTTCATAGCgcaaattagtatttttataaaactgattGTTCTGACCATTTTGTAACGCAATTCAACAGAATTGTatcgtaaatataatttattgtaagagGATCAAATCACACAGTTACAGTGTGTTGTaatcgtcaataatacgttaaaatTGATCGCAGATTTATAATATGGCAACACCATGCATATTACTCGAAAGAAATCAGCTCAAATATTAAGAAAGAAagagacattttatttatattatggaTTTTTTCTTGCATCTAGCTAATTAAATGACATCAATTTAATCTTAATGCTATTTTACAACGAAGAAACTTAAAGTATATAAACTCACCGATGCGCCAAATCCTTAGGTATAGCGAGCGGTAAGAACTTCGGCTTCTGCGATATAGAGTCGATGAACGGCAGAGAGATCACCTTCGCGTCGTACGTCACTGGaaatatatttaacacataaCCTATAAAAGAGATATAGTGAAATGGCTCGTATGCATTGAGGTATAGAGACTATTATTCTTTTGagaaaataattgtgtaatttgTTGTTACTATGACATTTTGTCTAACTGAAAAATTCTGAAATTGTTAAAGAATTGTCTCAATTTCAAAGCTCATAGTAGATTTAATAAAGGTGTATAGGTAAGATtgctcacaaatattttttatattaatgttggTAACTATGAAAACCTTTGGAAATAATGACTGAGCACTTTTTCTGATATGTTTAATTAATGTGTATCTTGAGACTTTACTTGTATTATCGTTAAATCATATTCGTGCTTTGACTAACAAACACTGACAATACGCTTCGTTCTTGTAATTTACACTTAATAAGATATCCTACaacaatttataacataaatcacatatatatttttaattgtaacaaataattatcacatggtgcaacacataatat includes the following:
- the FucT6 gene encoding alpha-(1,6)-fucosyltransferase 8 isoform X1, which codes for MKHYSNAHTPFNDYFMMYLARWKRAAVVLLFVWIVVTYLVISPLSNDTAGCNGNQDEVVEYQERLKRVTSQLETLRQQHSNLIAQIKKSSGLNGNLKDIDPGSLFFDGGQGPTEEYENLRRRIYTNTKELWYFVNHELGKLMQEDNKQERIQNILDQVADRKRSLLSDQQHLPELDGYHEWRIAEAANVSDLVQRRLRHLQNPVDCRDARKLICNLNKGCGFGCQLHHIVYCLIFSYATERTLILNSKGWRYNNKGWDYVFHPISDSCTSAYDDKVVQWPVTYDAKVISLPFIDSISQKPKFLPLAIPKDLAHRIVRFNGDPASWWVGQMLKYILKPKTAMQRAINDTIAKMNFKTPIVGVHIRRTDKVGTEAAFHHIHEYMAHVKDYYDKLELTRRVDTRRVYLATDDANVLEDARSKYPEYTFLGDPSIAKTAATHRRYTPLSLTGLLVDLHMLAMCDYIVCTFSSQVGRVAYEMMQTNRVDASDSFFSLDDIYYFGGQNSHDRIAVMTNDGSNQDIAFEVGDLIGIAGNHWNGYGRGTNKKSNLNGLIPWYKTADHLVLYPFPEYKQVPMYDTRQKDL
- the FucT6 gene encoding alpha-(1,6)-fucosyltransferase 8 isoform X2; the protein is MKHYSNAHTPFNDYFMMYLARWKRAAVVLLFVWIVVTYLVISPLRCNGNQDEVVEYQERLKRVTSQLETLRQQHSNLIAQIKKSSGLNGNLKDIDPGSLFFDGGQGPTEEYENLRRRIYTNTKELWYFVNHELGKLMQEDNKQERIQNILDQVADRKRSLLSDQQHLPELDGYHEWRIAEAANVSDLVQRRLRHLQNPVDCRDARKLICNLNKGCGFGCQLHHIVYCLIFSYATERTLILNSKGWRYNNKGWDYVFHPISDSCTSAYDDKVVQWPVTYDAKVISLPFIDSISQKPKFLPLAIPKDLAHRIVRFNGDPASWWVGQMLKYILKPKTAMQRAINDTIAKMNFKTPIVGVHIRRTDKVGTEAAFHHIHEYMAHVKDYYDKLELTRRVDTRRVYLATDDANVLEDARSKYPEYTFLGDPSIAKTAATHRRYTPLSLTGLLVDLHMLAMCDYIVCTFSSQVGRVAYEMMQTNRVDASDSFFSLDDIYYFGGQNSHDRIAVMTNDGSNQDIAFEVGDLIGIAGNHWNGYGRGTNKKSNLNGLIPWYKTADHLVLYPFPEYKQVPMYDTRQKDL